The Stomoxys calcitrans chromosome 3, idStoCalc2.1, whole genome shotgun sequence genome includes a region encoding these proteins:
- the LOC131995535 gene encoding uncharacterized protein LOC131995535 has protein sequence MVTKPVSRPVVAVRPIPRPAMAPGQTSGEAQPRLRPATPPAQRPLVEPLVRRPTAPIQGTIVLSSDSEGPPTPTRPYRLLPRRPPTPPLEVIQIVELSSDEEVPPNSLPRPFRFVPSNPPTPPPEVSPAQSSDESSAEELGVMGPAPAVSTSPRYVDSTASETEMPTSRRNPRLTATRVPTPPPARLSSAIVVPTPPLQRNYAYNCQERLPDEVQPALQRHIRVALAFHVPHRQYKKVVEICGRRYRIMVNRQGKVFVMPR, from the coding sequence ATGGTGACCAAGCCCGTCTCGCGCCCGGTAGTGGCGGTGCGACCAATACCCAGGCCAGCCATGGCACCGGGGCAAACTAGCGGTGAGGCGCAACCCAGGCTGAGGCCAGCAACACCCCCGGCACAGAGACCGCTGGTGGAACCCCTAGTGCGTAGGCCGACCGCACCCATCCAGGGCACAATCGTCCTGTCGTCAGACTCCGAGGGGCCGCCGACACCGACGCGGCCATACCGGTTGCTACCTAGACGTCCACCGACGCCCCCGCTGGAGGTAATACAAATTGTGGAATTGTCATCCGACGAGGAGGTACCGCCAAACTCGCTACCGCGCCCCTTCAGGTTCGTACCCTCAAATCCACCGACCCCGCCGCCCGAGGTATCCCCAGCTCAGAGTTCCGATGAGTCATCAGCTGAGGAGCTAGGCGTGATGGGACCTGCACCGGCTGTGTCGACGTCGCCGCGTTACGTTGATTCGACCGCTTCCGAGACGGAGATGCCGACGTCCAGGCGAAACCCACGCTTGACAGCGACCCGGGTCCCGACCCCGCCACCAGCACGATTGTCCAGCGCAATTGTGGTACCGACGCCACCTCTACAGCGGAACTACGCCTACAACTGCCAAGAGCGCTTGCCGGACGAGGTCCAGCCGGCCCTCCAACGCCACATCCGGGTAGCCCTAGCCTTCCATGTGCCGCATCGGCAGTACAAGAAGGTAGTGGAGATCTGCGGCCGCCGCTACCGCATTATGGTTAACCGCCAAGGGAAGGTGTTCGTAATGCCGAGATGA